From the Hippocampus zosterae strain Florida chromosome 13, ASM2543408v3, whole genome shotgun sequence genome, the window ACTGTTATTTGAGGGGGAGTGGCCTTCCATCAGTGGGACCTGATAGTCCAAATTGCCGTTTTGTTGCAACGATGTGGCTGGTTGTCGAGTGTGACAACGGTCAGTTTCTGTCTGTTTGTGGGGTAGTGGGCCGTTTCCCCCATCTTCCGGACATGCCTTGATGCCGTCCACTTCCATTGAATCGTCAGGATCTGCAGGACCCAGCTCGAGCTCCATTCCCGCTTTACGCTGCCTCTTCTTCCGGAGACAGATGATCAGACAGACCACCAATGCCAACCCCAGCACCAGTGCCAGAGCAGCTATTGCAGGAATGAGAGTATTCATGAGTGAGCTTTGAGTCTCCACTCGGGGTTCTAAGGATGCCAGAGGAACCCCTGCCGTCCGAGCTTCTGTACATGACCCCGTCTCCACTGAGCTGTTTGCCCTTGTGGTCATTCTCTCCCCGAGAGGGCTCGCGCAGACGGAGTAGGTACAGTTGGGTCTGAGTCCACGCAGGGTGTACTCCGGATAGGATGCCGGCACGCTCAAAATAATGGGGCGGCGGTCGGGGCCAGAGAGATTGCGGTAGGTCAGCCTGATGCCACGGATATTTGGTCGTGTCTTAATGAAGAGGTGCAGATCGAGAAGAATAGAGGTGGAGGTCACTTGGCGGGAGCTGATGGCATCAAGTTCTGCACGAAGCGTGGACTCTTCAACAGACACTTCTGTTCCCAGAGGTTTTGGTGGTTCCGTAGTGTTGTCGACATTTTCACAGTAGAGTCCAGATGTTCCTGAAGGACACAGACACCCCAGTTGCCCTATTGGGTCAAAGTTACAAATGCCACCGTTGAGACAAatatttggtggacagatgtgCTGGTCATATTTCCCACTAGTGAAGCTTGGAGAGGCGGTAACCTCTGATGGAAGCGGGTCTGTTTTTGAGTCCAGGCTTTGTTCACTTGGtggtggcggaggaggaggaattgCATTGGTATGGGTTGTTTCTTGGAATGTCGTAGGATCCTGTGGCGCTGGAGTACTCCCCATGAGTGATTTCATCAGTAAAGTTGTGGTCGGTGGACAGCCAAAATCTGTGTGGTCCAGTGCTGAAAGCATCTTCCCGGCATTAGCTAGAGGGAAGTGGCACCTGGTCTCCCTAAGCCTCCCCAGATTTATATTCTTCTCTTTCAGCCAAACCGCAAACGAAGCGAGGGGGCACAAACAATTAAATGGATTTTCAGCTGCTGCCAGATGTACAAGTTTGGGGAAAGACTGGAAAAAGTCTTGGGGAAAGCCCTGAAGATTGAGACCACTGAGATCTAATTCTTGGAGCCCGGTGAGTTTCTGAAAGTCTTCTGTCCTGAGCTCACCCAGTGGGTTGGCAGCCAGATTGAGCTTGATCAAGCCCTTTAGGGAGTCCTTCTTTAGGGCTTGGGGAACCGCTGTGAGTTGGTTCATGGAGATGTCTAGCTCGTGGAGGTTCCCTAGAAAAGCAACAAGATCTTCATCTAGAGAAACAAGCCCGAGAGACGCCATTTTCAGGGTTTCTAAGTGGGGTGTCTGAAGGTCTGAGACATGCAAGGTGGGGATGTTGTTGTAACTCAGGTCTAGAAGCAGAAGCCTGGGTAAATTAAGAGACGGCAAAGATATGAGTTCGTTCCCTTGGAGCTTGAGTTCCAGTAGCATTTCTAAACCTTCAAAAGCTTCTCGTTGGATGCTCTGGATGTGATTTTGGTGGAGATACAGTCTCTCCAGCTGGACCAAGCCAGAAAAGCTCTCTTTGGAAATGTGAGTGATGAAGTTGGAGGACAGGTCCAAGTTCTTCAGCTTCGACAGCATCTTGAATACACCGTCTGGAACCTCTCTCAGCTCATTCTGGCTTAGATCTAGCAAATCCAAGTCTCCAAGACCCACAAAGTCGTTTTGGGTCAGAGCATTGATGCCGTTTTGGAAGATGTAAAGATTGATGGTGCTGGATGGAACCCGGGGCACAGTGGTGGACCGTCGAACGATGCAGAATATTGATCCTGGACTGTTACAAGTACAATCTTCTGGGCACTCGATGGATAAAACCAGACTtgaggagaggaagaggagcacgAGATTAAACAACATGGTAATTCCAGGGCTTGGAACTCTGAAAGACAAAACGGAAACAGACAAAAGGAAGGTGTTAATTTTGATTTGTGTCTTTGGTTGGCCACAGAAACTGGAAATAAATCATGAACAGGTGGTTTGTAAAGGTGTTTGTTTAAGATGGACCCtcaatctttattttaattccaATTGAGTCCTACTTTATATCCTTTACCTTCTTTTTTAAagccatgttgttgttttttttgtaaggaaTTCTTGACTGACTGCATCACCTAACCCGAAGCCAAGAATCTGTCAAGAAGACCTACAAAGCCAGTTCCTACTTTTTCAAAGTCCTTATTAAATGTGACACAGTTTTCTCGTTCacatggagcctctgccatttGCAACGTCAAACAGAAATGTGGCCGCTGACGTGACGCAAAGCAGATCGGCACGCATACCTGAGACCGACAGCCACACGGTGAACAGCAGACGAGGCGCAATCGCCATCACAGCTGGATTAagttacccacaatgcactggaGCCATCACTCACGTTGCGACACAGCCACATGAACCTTTGCTTTGTCCTCCTAATGACTAGAGGGATTAGCTAGGGAAGAATACTAAACGGGACGGAGAAAAGGATGTAGGCAAAAGAAAATGAGGAGGTAGCGACTATTTTTCACAAGTCTTATTGAAACACAGTACGTATTCTCTTGTATGTTTCTCTTCGGTCATGTGGTGCCTAGGCATCAAAAGATCTACTGTGGTTGAATCTCGGCAGGTGGCTGGAGACTGTATAATGTcggtggtttatttttttcggcATTCCTAGAGGAGCATGAAGAGGATTGAAGAAGTTGGGTTAGAGGTGAACTGGATGTAAAAATCACCCCGGTTGCATcatccttaaccctttcaggcacagtggttactatagtggacatcttatcaggttacagggtgcatgaaagggttaaaaggggCCTTGGAGATTGTAAACCGTAAAAATATGTGTGTTGCACAAACGTTTCCCGTTGCTTGGGAATCCGTTATCGACTGCACAGAGGTAGGAGAGGGACAAAGGGGGGGAAAGTAAGGAATGAAGGTACTTAAGTGCAAAAACGGGGTCCATAAATTATATTTGGGAACATGTGTCCAAGGGGAGATTACTTCATCTTTTCTgagagggggaggggaaaaaacacccaCTTCCACCCCCTCAACTTCCCATAAATGGAATATCCTGTTACTTTATCCCGAAAAAGGTCCGTGGTCTCTTAAAAAATGCTCCAAAATGCAATTGTCTAAGCGCAATGCGCAACCTGGTCGTTGTGCAATCCAAACACTGGAGTGGAAGCGTGGTTGACAAAATATCAACATCATACAGTACAGGGCGCTTTACGTCAATCCAGACCAACGCTGTGGATTAGCGGTAAGCATGTCAGCTTTACAGTTGGaaggttctgggttcaaatttttttccatgtattgCAGGCAAGTGTTGCTACTTAGCATTTGTGTTGTCTTAGATCAAAAAATACTTGGTCAATAATCCACAATTTCTGTCGTTTGATTAATTGCATCATGAGGCAAGTACtgttaaaggagaaaaaaagttcaatcCCCTGTGTAGGGCCGTTCTCACTTGACAACTGCTGTCTAGACTGCAGTGACAACTGCATTGGGGTCTATATTAAGATGACCAGACACTTACAATAGCGTGGTGAGAGACataatttcatatatatatatatatatacaaatttcATTCCATTTCCCTTGTCTGGGTCTTTATTGGCGACAAAGTAGTTCACACACCTCGATAGATAGAGGCCAGTGTGATACCAGCTCCTGTGTGTAATCAGTACGTATGGAATGCAGGGGCTCGTGGGCGCACCTCTTAATACCTTGCTGCCTCTGAGCCAATTGTGTTTACGAGCAACAGCAAATGAAAAGCCCCATGCAAGTTTGCCAAAAAGCATTTGGCAACAGCCTCACACTTCTCTGACTTCTTGTTCCAAAACAATCCCAGAGATTGTTTtggcattatttttttcctttgcttaCTTGAGTATTGGCTCAGATCTTCCTTCCAATGTGCATCTTCTCCCTGTCCTTACGTGGGTGACTTCTATATTGGCCAATGCCCGTATctgggaatggttgtttgtcaatatggCCGCTGTCAATGACTGACGACCAGCCCAGGTTGCACACTTCTTCTCTTGCTGATATGGGATTAGCTAAATTTGACCTGCAATCCTAAACAGGATAATGAGTCGAAAATTCAAAAACGTGCCTGCATCATCGAACAGGTAACTTTCTTGACACTGGGACAGCAACTACCTGgcgtagacaaaaaaaaaaaacacatagatTTTTACacgaccgtattttccacactaaaggttgcactggattatgaggtgcaccttcaatgaatggcctattttgtaatttttttcatatattggtcGCACCACATTtaaagacgcaatctacaatgcatcaactagatggagctacacacAAGggaatgccaacagaacactacactacaccctgatttatatagcaacgATCAGATGTctgtaaaacatatttaataaagcggcggcacagttcactgaaccaacagcaagttataacattgactcgataacgttgaactctcttgccgctgctctatttccgtgttcaactgcgaacccaatcgccttaagtttgaactctgcgttgtaagcatgtctctcgcaaggagccattttgcggttgacatattaccgtaatgacaagacgcatcggattttaaagcgcgctgtgagcttttaagaaaggTGCGCCCTTCTAGTGCAGAAAATCATCTTTCATGTGTATGGGAGGTTTGACTACCGTGTCAAACCTCCCATACACATGAAAGATGACCAAAACTTTGGAAAAAGACCTTCCagtccttgcgattggctgatgACCATTTCAGGGTGAAGCCTGAAGTTGCCCAAAGTCaagtgggataggctctagcacatcCATGACCCTAGAGAGGATGACCTTTGATGTATAAAATTTCATTTCACACAATGACAAAGCATTGTCAACAGAACCCTTATTTCTGACACATGATGATTTGCCAGTGGATAGCGCTAAACCACTCCCAAAGAGAACTGACTCGATGTCAGATCTTGAAGcatcggtggctggtatcggcagcctctGTGAGTACCCGGTCTCTAAAAAATAAGGCTGGAATCGACCCCAGACTAATACTCTGATATTGGTGCTCACTCATCCCTAGCTCATACATCCGAACATGGTATGGTGCACTCCATGGGACGGGGCTAGTAGTGCAGCGCACAAAGCATCTGACTGACTACGGACTTTGTGAGCAAAATGTTAAAGAGTAAAGAGCTAAAACTTAAAAACTGGGAACGGCCAAGTTCGGACTGTTTGGCTCCTCGTTTCCTGGCTTCCCAAACGAGGCAATCAATCAACCAAGTTGTTGTTCTAGAACCGCAGTTCAGCAACAGATCTTCACCAAATCTTTTTACCTTGAGGCGACCGCAAGGCTAATTTTCCCCTTGCACTCTCCTCAATGAGCTGCTTCCATCTGGAAACAGTGTCGCACCTACAGTCAAGTAGTTATTTGAGCAAAGAGTCACACTGGGGTTTTAATTCAACTTGTTTTCCAGACAGTAAACCTTCCTCGACTTCCTCCCACCATCCACGCGAATAACATTGTTTACGTGGCCTGTATCGAGTATTAAACAGCCTGTGATGTCAGGCCCGTTCACACAAGACCCAAATGGATCAAATCTCCCCGACGGAGTCGCCTGACTCCATATACGTCAAATTTAAACACATGTAAGCTTTTGAGCTGTTTTCAAAACATGGCTTTGCAGTCACCAAGGTCTGGTAATCATGAGAATTTCTCTCACTTTTGAGAAAAGAACAAATTGGCACGttgttcctttttatttatttatctcgtGCCTTTGTTGCGTCCCTCGAGCCCTGTTGGACAAAGTCGTCTGACCGTTGGCTAGCGACAATTTACTCAGTTGCTTGGTTCCCCTTCATTTCCGACAAGTCCCAAACATTGCGAAACTGACATTTGACTGGAAAACCAAATCTCTTGAGCAGCGACAAACAACGGACTTGCTAATAATATGCTATTCGCCATTTTAAGTTACATTTCAGCACTGTcctatgaaaaacaaacatgagc encodes:
- the LOC127613880 gene encoding vasorin-like encodes the protein MLFNLVLLFLSSSLVLSIECPEDCTCNSPGSIFCIVRRSTTVPRVPSSTINLYIFQNGINALTQNDFVGLGDLDLLDLSQNELREVPDGVFKMLSKLKNLDLSSNFITHISKESFSGLVQLERLYLHQNHIQSIQREAFEGLEMLLELKLQGNELISLPSLNLPRLLLLDLSYNNIPTLHVSDLQTPHLETLKMASLGLVSLDEDLVAFLGNLHELDISMNQLTAVPQALKKDSLKGLIKLNLAANPLGELRTEDFQKLTGLQELDLSGLNLQGFPQDFFQSFPKLVHLAAAENPFNCLCPLASFAVWLKEKNINLGRLRETRCHFPLANAGKMLSALDHTDFGCPPTTTLLMKSLMGSTPAPQDPTTFQETTHTNAIPPPPPPPSEQSLDSKTDPLPSEVTASPSFTSGKYDQHICPPNICLNGGICNFDPIGQLGCLCPSGTSGLYCENVDNTTEPPKPLGTEVSVEESTLRAELDAISSRQVTSTSILLDLHLFIKTRPNIRGIRLTYRNLSGPDRRPIILSVPASYPEYTLRGLRPNCTYSVCASPLGERMTTRANSSVETGSCTEARTAGVPLASLEPRVETQSSLMNTLIPAIAALALVLGLALVVCLIICLRKKRQRKAGMELELGPADPDDSMEVDGIKACPEDGGNGPLPHKQTETDRCHTRQPATSLQQNGNLDYQVPLMEGHSPSNNSRSSLKPSYF